A segment of the Nostoc sp. TCL26-01 genome:
ATGTTGAATACAAATATGTGAGTATACGAAGGTATTAATGTCCTGTAAAGAAGCTCCCCCAGAAACGCGCAGGAAATAGAAACCTAACTTTTAGGGTTTCTATTTTTCTAGATGTATTCTTTTAACGATTTTACCCTGTTTCTGGGGTTTGCTATTTCAGATTTACCTAAATTAATTTCTGGAATTAGTTCCAATAAATCTGAAGTGATTTTTTAGGGCTTAACTCTATATTCCAATCAATAACTGTAGGAGAAAATACCATGTCTAACAACAATAAACCTGAACAGCCACAGAGAACTAAGTTAAATTCTTTGCTCATGAGTTTGCCAGATATTGTTGAACTAAGTGTTCAGGATCTCACAATCATGGTAGGTGGGAGGGATACCGTTGCTCCGACACGACCCACCGGCGGCGGCGGTTTTATAAACAACCACAACGAAATATTTTTGAGCGCAGAGTAGCCTGATTTTACTGCATCTTTAAGTTCCAAGAAATCTGAAGTGATTTTTTAGGGCTTAACTCTATATTCCAATCAATAGCTGTAGGAGAAAATACTATGTCTAACAACAATAAGCCTGAACAGCCACAGAGAACTAAGTTAAATTCTTTGCTCATGAGTTTGCCAGATATTGTTGAACTAAGTGTTCAGGATCTCACAATCATGGTAGGTGGGGGGGATACCGTTGCTCCGACACGACCCACCGGCGGCGGTGGTTATGTAAACAACCATAACGAAATATTTTTGAGCGCAGAGTAGACTGATTGTACTGCATCCTCAATATCTAGCACCCCCAAGTTGGGGATGCTAGATATTGAGGATAATTGAGCAGTAACTGCTCGTTTTTGAGTTGTGCTACTGCTCAATTATCTAGTCAGCTTACTTCAAGAAGACTTTCTAGCTGGCCTTTCTTTTCGTAAGAGTGAAAAGAACGTGGAACTACAACACAGTAAAAATTTAAGTAACAAATTAAATTTAGAACAACATTCTTTACTTGAAAAAGTAATCCAACTGAATAGTTTAGCTAATAGATTAGAGTCTCAAACTAAATATAACGAAGCTTTAACAAAAGCTCAAGCGGCTTTAGAATCTCTAGAAGTAGCCAAACAAAATCTTTCTCCGGTTTCAAGTCTGATTGATATAGAAATACAAGTTTTAGCTAATACAGGTAAAATTACTCGCATTTTGGGTAACTATTCTTCAGCAGAACAGTATTATCTCAAAGCTATAAATTTAGCCCAATCTCAAAGAATAGAGCAACACAGTATTTTGCTGTCAATGCTAAATGACTTAGCTGTTGTTTACAAATACTGGGGGAAATTTGATGCGGGTGAACAAATTTATCAAACTCTCTTAAATACTTTAATTAAGCAATACGGTGAACAAAGCCATTTTGTGGCGACAATCTATCATAATTATGCTGGTTTAGAACACTCACGTTTCAATTATGAAAAGGCTGAACCTTTAGCTCGTAAATCTTACGAAATTCGCCAGAATGTATGCGGTAAAGAACATCCTGACACTATCGCTGATGGGGCTGCACTGGGTTCTATTTTACATGGATTAGGTAAATGGGATGAAGCAGTTAAATTGTTTGAAAAAGCTATTACATTTTTTGATAACCCATCAAACTATCAACCTTATGAAGTTGCTGTTAATCTCAATAATCTAGCAGCTTCTCTTCAAGCAAAAGGAGAGTTCTTGCCAGCCGAAAAAGCCTATAGACGGGCATTAAGCATAAAAAAAACTGTCTTCGGAGATGAGCATCCTGATATTGCTGTTACCCTCAATAATCTAGCAATTTTACTTAAGGAACAAGAACAAAGACCAGAAGCTAAATCTATACTCAAGGAAGCTTTGAGAATTTTTGAAAAGACTGTAGGTTCTCAGCATCCTCAGACAATTTTATGCAAAAAAAATATTAGTTCCTTATCATAAGAAAATTATCTCTACAAGGGTGGGCATTGTGCTAATTTGGTTAATCTTGGCTTGTAGTACCTAACCGATATTACCCCTCAGAACGAATCAACGTCTCATAAACTCCCCCTTCCTGCCATAATTCCTCATGAGTTCCACGCTGCACTACCTTTCCCTGTTCTAAAACAATAATTTCATCACAATCTCGAATGGTACTCAAGCGGTGAGCAACCAAAATACAACTACAGTTGCGTTGACGCAGATTTTCTACAATAATTTGTTCTGTCTGGGCATCTAAAGCAGAAGTTGCTTCGTCCATCACCAAAATTGCCGGATTTTTCACTAAAGCGCGGGCAATTTCTAAACGTTGGCGCTGTCCTCCACTTAAATTAACACCCCCTTCCCGCAATTCCCCGTCATATCCCCCTGGAATTGTCATTACAGTTTCATGAATAGCTGCATCTCGACAAGCTTTGACTAATTGCTCATCTGAAACTGTATCATCCCATAAAGTCAAATTCTCTCGGACTGTACCCCCAAACAAAAAGATGTCTTGTTCCACTAGCGACAGGGAACTCGCTAAAACTTCTCGTGCAATCTCGCTTCTGGGAGTCCCATCTAAAAGAATTTCCCCCTCCCAAGGTTGATAAAGTCCACAGATTAGTTTAGCTAAGGTAGATTTCCCCGAACCACTCGCACCGACTAACGCTACTCTTTGTCCTGGTTGCAAAGATAAACTGAAATTCTCAATCAATGGCGGATCAACGTGGGAATAGCCAAAAGTGATGTTACGTAAATCAATACAACCTTTTAAATTGAGGATTTCTGCTTGTTTCCTTGTCTCTACTTCAGGATCTAGAGAATTACCTAACACATCATCTAAACGATTCAAATCCCCTGCTAATTCCTGGAGGGTAGTACCAAAGTCTACCAAAGTATTCACAGGCTGCTGAAAACTCAGCATCAAACTTTGAAATGCCACTAACATCCCTATGCTGAGGTTTCCATCCATCACTCGCCAACCCCCAACCACTAAAATTAACATGGAGGTTAAGGAAGTGAGTAATATTGGCAAAACCCCTAATATCTGGTTGGAAACTTCTAACTCTTGCTGGGCGCTAACTGCTTTGGCATAATATCCAGACCATCGGCTAAAAAAATCCGACTCCAAGGCTGATGCTTTCAAGGTTTCCATACTCTGAAGCGCAGCAATACTCACCCCATCGGCTTTTCCCCAATCTTGCACCAAGCGTATATTTGCATCCGCCCGATGTCGTGCTACCCACTGCAACGCTAATCCATTGATAGCGGCAAAACAGATGCCAATTAAGGTCAGTACCCCGTCATAGGCAAACATAACCAAGGCATAGAATAATACCATCACCCCATCGATTACCGTGGTTGCCAATTGCCCAGAAAGCACCTGAGCTACTTTATCATTTAGACTGGCACGATTGCTGACTTCTCCAGCATATCTTTGGGCATAAAATTTGACGGGTAATCTCAGAATATGCCACAAAAAGCGGGTGGACATTCCTACAGCTAGCTTAATCCTCAGTTTTCTTAAATATCGCAGTCGCAGCAGAGTCAGCAGTCCTTGAAATAAGCTGGTGAGAAACATTCCTAAAATCAGGGGACGCAACCATTCGGTGCGATTTTCTACTAGTATCTGATCTACAAATACCTGACTAAAGACGGGAATTGCTAAACCAGGTAATACTAGTAATAATCCTGCCAAAATAGAGTATAAAATTGCTCCTATTGAACCTTGTAAGCGATCGCTCAAGGAAAGAATCATACTAGGTTTACGTCCCCCTTTGCGGAAGTCTGCTCCCGGTTCCATCACTAGGACAACCCCAGTAAACTCCTGATCAAACTCTTCCCAATCAACCTTACGGGGGCCGGTAGCGGGGTCGTTGAGGAATACCCAATGTTTACTCAATCCTTCTACGACTAGGAAGTGATTGAAACTCCAAAAAACGATGTAGGGGGGAGATAATTCTTGCAGTTGTTCTAATTGTTCAATTTTGAAACCTGCTGCTTCCATTCCATAGCGTCTAGCTGCCAGAATGACATTAGAGGCTTTGCTCCCATCACGGGAAACCCCGCATTCAATCCGCAGTTCAGCTAAGGGGACAATGCGATCGTAGTAGGCAAGAATAATCGCTAGGGAAGCTGCACCGCATTCGACCGCTTCCATTTGTAAGACAGTAGGAGTTCTGACACGCATTCTTCTAAAATCCTTGAGCAATGCCGAATGTGAGTTCTCAGTGTTGAACACGGCTTCAATTAATTCCAGTCCACTCTTTTAAAATTGGTAGCAAAAAGGTAATTGGTGCTGTTTCTTCTACCGTTACTTTAGCTGTAACTGTTGTCCCTAATGTTAATTTAGTATTCGGGCCTTTAGAAGATGACCACTGATAACCACTAATAGTTAAAGGGTTAAGATTCAACTTAGCCATGACTTCTATTTTGCCCCCTTCTGAGCCAATTAATTTATTAACTACTTCGGAATTACCAACTACAGAAGTTGCTCCTTCTCGTGTAATGGGTAATGGAGAAATAGCGACAACTTCACCAATAATACTGCCAAATCTTTCCCGTTTGAGCGTATCTGGTGTGACTAAAATCTTCATTCCCTGTTGAATTTGCTTACCATCTTCAACTGCAAAATAAATCACACTAGATTCTAAACCCTCATTTTTTTGACCTGCTATTTGCATCGTTCCTAAGCGGGTTCCTGGTTCAACAACCTGCCCAGCATTAGCAGTAATTTCGACAATACAACCTGCTTGTGGACTTTTAATTTGACTACGATCAGCAACCCTTTGTTCTAATTGAGCAATTTCTCTTTGTACTTCTTGGAGTTCTTTTTCTCTGGTTTGCATATTTTCTAGATTATCTTGTTCTAGTCGTTTATTACTGGTTGCTAATTCTTCTAATTCAGCCTGGTATTTGGTAATAGCATTGAGATTATTGAGATATTGTTGCTGAGTTTCTACTTCTTTTAGTTGTAACTGTTGCAATTGTGCTTGAATATTAATAATAGATTGTAAGGCTTGACGGTATTCTTGTTCCGCTTGCAGTAAGGTATCTTCAGAAATAGCCCCACTTTGAATTAGCTGCTTTCGTTTTTGCAATCTTTTGGCAAAGACTGGTGCTATTTCCTGAGCATCATGCAATTGTTGTTGTAAGTTAATACGTTGTTGTTTAATGGCAACCAACCCTTGTTTTTGTAACAGAGGAGTTAGTGCTTGAGCATTTTGTAACTGTTGCTGTAAACTAGCTCTTTGAGAGGCGATCGCTGATTTTTCTAAACTAGTTTTCTGCTTGATGATTAAACCAGTTTCTAAATTTTGTTGTCGCAATTGAGTTAATTTTCCCTGTCGTTGTTGAAGTTGTTGTCGCTCTTGAGATGGATCAATGGTTGCCAATACTGTATCTTTTTTGACACATTGTCCATTGCGGACATTCAGAGATTGTAACTGACCAGAAATGGGAGATTGAAATTGCAGAATTCTGCGGGGATTAATCAGCACACCCCGACCTGTTACTGTTATGGGTATCCTTCCCCACACACTCCAGAGCAAACCCAAACTTACCAGAATTCCTAACATTAACAATGGTAGCCAATCATGTGGTTTGATGACCCGCACAACCCGATCTAGCTGTTCTGGCGCAGATAACCGTTCTAAAGATTTTTTGCGAAATAGGTCTTCTTTTTTATTCAACATGGTAGGAGTTAAAAATCAAGAAATTTTTATGACATATTTAACTTGGTGTTATGTTTATTGTTCTAAATGGTGATCCAAAATCTCAAATTCTTCGCCATTGTTACTCTGGTCTAGACAATCAGAAGATTGAGTTAATTTAATAATTTCTTCAAAGGAAAAATTATTGACTAGATTGGTCAAAGTGTTCGCCAAAGCAGCTTGTAACGGCGGAATTTGCTCAATCAGCTGTTCAATTTGTTTAGAGTTGACTCGAATTGCGGCTTGATACAATTTTTCTACCCACTCTCTAGGCATTTGAGCAATGGCATGACTTAATTCATTCGCAGAAAAAACCACTGTTCGCTTCTGTGTCAGTAATTTGGTTTCTGCGGTTGCATATATGTAACTCACACCCAGATATTCAGCGATCTTCTCAAAAATCACCTCGGCGCGAAATGGCTTGCGGACAAAATCATCGCAACCTGTAGATAAAGCAACAATCCGATCCTCTTCAAAAACACTCCCAGTTAAAGCAACGATAATGGGAGGTGAATCACTGCTGGTTTTAATGTGTTTGGTGGCTTCATACCCATCCATCACCGGCATTCGCATATCCATCCAAACTAAATCAGGATGCCAACTATGACATAAAGCGATCGCTTCTTGTCCATTAGTTGCTTCTCGGACATCAAAGCCAACTGGTTGTAGCAACTTCATCAAGATTTGGCGAATTTCTGGTTTATCCTCTGCAATTAAAATTCGATATTTTGGTTGTCCTGCTGCCAAAGCAATAAGTTGTTGGCTAGATTTTGGCGTTTGTACTTCATCATATCTCACCTCCTGGGTACGGATATTAAACTGAAAAATTGTCCCTACTCCGATCTTGCTGTTGGCTGTAATCTCTCCTCCCATCAGCCACACAAATTTCTGACTAATCGGTAATCCCAATCCAGTTCCCTCTTGCAAGTTTTTACCTGTTTGTGTTTGCACAAAAGGCTCAAATAAACTTTCTAGTTCTGTTAATTCAATCCCCAGTCCGGTATCTTCAACTTCAAATAACAGGTTTATTCCTGTGTCTATTTCCTCTATGTTTCGTCGAACTCGCAGAATTACACTACCTACTTGAGTAAACTTAATCCCATTGCCCAATAAGTTCAGCAAAACTTGGCGTAATTTACTTTCATCAGTACGAATATATTGCGGTAAGTCGGGAGCTAGTTCAAAAATTAACTCTAAACCTTTAGATTGGGCTTTTAACAGTAACATTTGTTGCAATGTATGCAACAGATGATGTAAGTCGAAGCAGGTGGGATTCAATGTGGTTTTACCAGCTTCAATCTTGGACATTTCTAGGACATCGTCGATTAAATTCAACAGATGTTCACCACTGCGAGCAATGGTTTCTAAATATTCTTGCTGTTGCTGATCAACAGAACCATATCTAGTTAGCAATTGGGTAAAACCTAAAATAATATTTAGAGGTGTTCGCAGTTCATGGCTCATATTTGCTAAAAACTGACTTTTGGCAACATTTGCCACATCTGCTGCTTCTTTAGCTTGCTGGAGTGCTGCTTCTGTTTGTTTCCGCGCTGTGATATCACGAATCGCTAAAACAGCACATTTTTCTCCAGCAATAAATTCGATACAGCTACCGGAAATTTCCAAAGTTACCGCTTGATGAGATGTTTGAAACTCATATTCAGTAGCTGTTAATTGACCTTGCAAGGCAATGACTACTGGATGTGTTTTTTCTGTAATTACTTGTCCTTGCTGTGTTAGTGGTAGTAGCTGAATTAGTGGCGTTCCCAGAATTGTAATATGCGGTCTATCAACTAAATTATCGAAGACTGTGTTGCACCATTGCACCTTAGTATCTTCATCTGTCCAGGCGATCGCATCATCAATAGCCCCCAGTGCTACCTCCATTTTCCCTAAAGTTGAACGCAGTCGGTTTAACTGAAGGGTAGGATCATTCTCCATAAATCTCACCGGATTGAGCATTAACAATTCAAAATTCAAAATTCAAAATACCCTACGGGAAGGCAAGCCTACAAAATTCAAAATTAAAGACAGTTGAGTTGGGGATTTAAACCCCAACTCAACTGATACTACGTGTAGACGTAGGGGTCTTAAACCCTTGATTTTACGATAATTATTATGTTTTATGAAGGAGAGATCGTCGCTGCAAAAAACCAATTCTCCCCCTGTTTTTCGGCTGTAATGAAATGCACACTTTCTACTTCAACACCATCTTTTGTCACAGTTTTTAACAAAAGAGGATGATTGAGAATTTTCGCTTTTTCAGTCATCACAAAGCGGGAAAAACTTAGTCGATGGGAATCATGGAGATTCTGGGGGATAATAACTTCTAATGGTAAGCCAAATAGTTCTTCATAACTCCAGCCATAAGCAGTTTTAAACGCTGCATTTATATATGTAATAAACCCTTGTTGATCGGTGATAATAACGGGTAGCTGAGTCTGTGACTTGATTTCATTGATAGTTTTCATTACAAAGATTATGCTATTTTGGGTGACATTGGTAAAAAATAATTAAAATTGTCTATCTTTATCAAGATACAATAAAAGTTAATTATCTTACTACATTTACTTAATGAACAGCCATAATCAATTAAGTTATGCCGAAAATGTTAGATTTTTTCTATGTATATTCTTTGTAATATTTGATATGACAAAGGCTAATTTTTAAATCTTTATTTAAACTCAATTTATGGATAGCAGTCACTCACACAAGGGAGATATCCTGATTGTTGATGACACCATTGATAACCTGCGCCTCTTGTCGAAAATGCTCGCGGAACAAGGGTATGAGTTGCGATGTGCCACGAACGGTGTCATAGCATTGATGGGTATTAAAGCTCAACCCCCGGATTTAATTTTATTAGATATCACTATGCCGGGCATGAATGGCTATGAAGTTTGCCAGCATTTAAAAGCAAATTCGCAAACCAAGGAAATCCCCGTGATTTTTATCAGTGCTTTAAATGAAGCCTTTGATAAGGTCAAGGCATTTGCAGTTGGAGGTGTAGATTATATTAGCAAGCCCTTTCAACTAGAGGAAGTGTTTGTCAGAATTGAAACCCAATTAACTAATCGCCGATTACAAGCACAACTTCAAGCGCAAAATTATCGCTTACAACAAGCTGAAGCAGAACTACTCAAAGCATTAGAGCAAGAACGGGAACTCAATCTGCGGATTCAGGAAATGGCGACAGTAGAAGAACGCCATCGGATAGCCCGTGATATTCATGACTCATTAGGTCATTCATTAGTAGCCTTAAATATTCAACTAGAAGCGGCTTTGGCGTTGTGGCAGGATAATTCAGACAAGGCTTACGCTTGTTTGCTAGAGGCAAAACAACTAGGGTCAGCAGCGTTGAAAGCCACACGTGAATCTGTAGGATTAATCAGGTCTGAGGCACTACAAGGTCAGCTATTAGAAAGTGCGATCGCTAATTTGACAGCAGAATTTCATCGACTCACTGGCATCTTACCAGAATGTAGCATTGACATATCACCCAACTTACCTCATACAATCAACACCACGATTTATCGAATTTTACAAGAAGGTCTGACTAATATTTGCAAGTATGCTCAGGCAACAGCAGTCACTATTCAAATTCAGAGTACTGATTCAAAGACAGTACTTGTACTTCAAGATAATGGTAAAGGCTTTCAAGTCAACGAAAACACTAAGGGATTTGGGCTGAGGGGAATGCAAGAACGGGTCGCTGCTTTAGGAAGTGACTTAAAAATTATCAGTGAGCTAAATACAGGCTGTAAGATTATTGCCACCTTCCCACAATCAAAGTAATTTACTGCTTGATTTTTTTGTCTAAATCTTTGGCAAAATTATAAAAATATATTTAAGTAATTTTACGATTGTTCTCGTAAATGATATTATCTAGGTCTACAAAAATAAATATTTATCCTCATTAATCATGTAATTTATGATTCGGGTGTTGCTTGTCGAAGACCAAGAAATTGTCCGTCGTGGCTTGAAGACCTTATTAGAGATTCAACCAGATTTACAAGTAGTAGGCGAAGCAGAAAACGGTCAACAAGCAATTTATTTGATGGAAAGCCTCTATGGAGGAAATACTGAACCCGATGTGACATTAATGGACATCCGTATGCCTGTCATGGATGGGGTTGTAACTACCCAGCAGCTATGTCAGATGTTTCCCGACACAAAAATTCTCATCCTGACAACATTCGACGATACGCAATACATTTCTGAAGCATTACGCTTTGGAGCTAAGGGCTACTTACTCAAAGATACACCAGCCCAAGAACTAGCAGCAGCAATTCGTTCTATTCACAAAGGCTATACTCACTTTAGTCCCGGAATTTTAGAAAAAATGCTGAGTGTTGTACCCATATCTGGGATAGAAACACCAAAAAATCCCCCACCTGAACTTGCAGAACTCACATCCAGAGAGCGAGGAGTTTTGTATTTGATTGCAACTGGCTTAAGTAATCGAGAAATTGCCCAGGAGCTTTACCTTTCTGAGGGGACTGTCAGAAATCATATTACCAATATTTTGGCGCGA
Coding sequences within it:
- a CDS encoding tetratricopeptide repeat protein translates to MELQHSKNLSNKLNLEQHSLLEKVIQLNSLANRLESQTKYNEALTKAQAALESLEVAKQNLSPVSSLIDIEIQVLANTGKITRILGNYSSAEQYYLKAINLAQSQRIEQHSILLSMLNDLAVVYKYWGKFDAGEQIYQTLLNTLIKQYGEQSHFVATIYHNYAGLEHSRFNYEKAEPLARKSYEIRQNVCGKEHPDTIADGAALGSILHGLGKWDEAVKLFEKAITFFDNPSNYQPYEVAVNLNNLAASLQAKGEFLPAEKAYRRALSIKKTVFGDEHPDIAVTLNNLAILLKEQEQRPEAKSILKEALRIFEKTVGSQHPQTILCKKNISSLS
- a CDS encoding NHLP family bacteriocin export ABC transporter peptidase/permease/ATPase subunit — its product is MRVRTPTVLQMEAVECGAASLAIILAYYDRIVPLAELRIECGVSRDGSKASNVILAARRYGMEAAGFKIEQLEQLQELSPPYIVFWSFNHFLVVEGLSKHWVFLNDPATGPRKVDWEEFDQEFTGVVLVMEPGADFRKGGRKPSMILSLSDRLQGSIGAILYSILAGLLLVLPGLAIPVFSQVFVDQILVENRTEWLRPLILGMFLTSLFQGLLTLLRLRYLRKLRIKLAVGMSTRFLWHILRLPVKFYAQRYAGEVSNRASLNDKVAQVLSGQLATTVIDGVMVLFYALVMFAYDGVLTLIGICFAAINGLALQWVARHRADANIRLVQDWGKADGVSIAALQSMETLKASALESDFFSRWSGYYAKAVSAQQELEVSNQILGVLPILLTSLTSMLILVVGGWRVMDGNLSIGMLVAFQSLMLSFQQPVNTLVDFGTTLQELAGDLNRLDDVLGNSLDPEVETRKQAEILNLKGCIDLRNITFGYSHVDPPLIENFSLSLQPGQRVALVGASGSGKSTLAKLICGLYQPWEGEILLDGTPRSEIAREVLASSLSLVEQDIFLFGGTVRENLTLWDDTVSDEQLVKACRDAAIHETVMTIPGGYDGELREGGVNLSGGQRQRLEIARALVKNPAILVMDEATSALDAQTEQIIVENLRQRNCSCILVAHRLSTIRDCDEIIVLEQGKVVQRGTHEELWQEGGVYETLIRSEG
- a CDS encoding NHLP bacteriocin system secretion protein; this translates as MLNKKEDLFRKKSLERLSAPEQLDRVVRVIKPHDWLPLLMLGILVSLGLLWSVWGRIPITVTGRGVLINPRRILQFQSPISGQLQSLNVRNGQCVKKDTVLATIDPSQERQQLQQRQGKLTQLRQQNLETGLIIKQKTSLEKSAIASQRASLQQQLQNAQALTPLLQKQGLVAIKQQRINLQQQLHDAQEIAPVFAKRLQKRKQLIQSGAISEDTLLQAEQEYRQALQSIINIQAQLQQLQLKEVETQQQYLNNLNAITKYQAELEELATSNKRLEQDNLENMQTREKELQEVQREIAQLEQRVADRSQIKSPQAGCIVEITANAGQVVEPGTRLGTMQIAGQKNEGLESSVIYFAVEDGKQIQQGMKILVTPDTLKRERFGSIIGEVVAISPLPITREGATSVVGNSEVVNKLIGSEGGKIEVMAKLNLNPLTISGYQWSSSKGPNTKLTLGTTVTAKVTVEETAPITFLLPILKEWTGIN
- a CDS encoding response regulator, with the protein product MENDPTLQLNRLRSTLGKMEVALGAIDDAIAWTDEDTKVQWCNTVFDNLVDRPHITILGTPLIQLLPLTQQGQVITEKTHPVVIALQGQLTATEYEFQTSHQAVTLEISGSCIEFIAGEKCAVLAIRDITARKQTEAALQQAKEAADVANVAKSQFLANMSHELRTPLNIILGFTQLLTRYGSVDQQQQEYLETIARSGEHLLNLIDDVLEMSKIEAGKTTLNPTCFDLHHLLHTLQQMLLLKAQSKGLELIFELAPDLPQYIRTDESKLRQVLLNLLGNGIKFTQVGSVILRVRRNIEEIDTGINLLFEVEDTGLGIELTELESLFEPFVQTQTGKNLQEGTGLGLPISQKFVWLMGGEITANSKIGVGTIFQFNIRTQEVRYDEVQTPKSSQQLIALAAGQPKYRILIAEDKPEIRQILMKLLQPVGFDVREATNGQEAIALCHSWHPDLVWMDMRMPVMDGYEATKHIKTSSDSPPIIVALTGSVFEEDRIVALSTGCDDFVRKPFRAEVIFEKIAEYLGVSYIYATAETKLLTQKRTVVFSANELSHAIAQMPREWVEKLYQAAIRVNSKQIEQLIEQIPPLQAALANTLTNLVNNFSFEEIIKLTQSSDCLDQSNNGEEFEILDHHLEQ
- a CDS encoding PAS domain S-box protein; this encodes MKTINEIKSQTQLPVIITDQQGFITYINAAFKTAYGWSYEELFGLPLEVIIPQNLHDSHRLSFSRFVMTEKAKILNHPLLLKTVTKDGVEVESVHFITAEKQGENWFFAATISPS
- a CDS encoding response regulator encodes the protein MDSSHSHKGDILIVDDTIDNLRLLSKMLAEQGYELRCATNGVIALMGIKAQPPDLILLDITMPGMNGYEVCQHLKANSQTKEIPVIFISALNEAFDKVKAFAVGGVDYISKPFQLEEVFVRIETQLTNRRLQAQLQAQNYRLQQAEAELLKALEQERELNLRIQEMATVEERHRIARDIHDSLGHSLVALNIQLEAALALWQDNSDKAYACLLEAKQLGSAALKATRESVGLIRSEALQGQLLESAIANLTAEFHRLTGILPECSIDISPNLPHTINTTIYRILQEGLTNICKYAQATAVTIQIQSTDSKTVLVLQDNGKGFQVNENTKGFGLRGMQERVAALGSDLKIISELNTGCKIIATFPQSK
- a CDS encoding response regulator transcription factor; the encoded protein is MIRVLLVEDQEIVRRGLKTLLEIQPDLQVVGEAENGQQAIYLMESLYGGNTEPDVTLMDIRMPVMDGVVTTQQLCQMFPDTKILILTTFDDTQYISEALRFGAKGYLLKDTPAQELAAAIRSIHKGYTHFSPGILEKMLSVVPISGIETPKNPPPELAELTSRERGVLYLIATGLSNREIAQELYLSEGTVRNHITNILARLNLRDRTQAAIIANSFLDLLNNPESRNVNI